GCAAGGCGATCGCGATCGCGGCAAATACTCTGAAAATCAAATCGGTTAGTTCCCGGTGGCACTCATCATGTTGACGATACCGTAGACCGAGGGTCCGATCAAAATGATAAGTAGCGGAGGAACCGTGAGACCCATCGTGGCCAGCGTCATTTTCGTCGGCAGCTTGTTGGCGCGTTCTTCTGCGCGCATTACGCGCTTGTCGCGCATTTCCTCGGCATAGACACGCAGTGCCTCGGCGATGGACGTACCGAACTGTTGCGACTGGATGAGCACGGTGACGAAGGATGTCAGGTCGGGTACGCCGCAGCGTTCGGCCATATCGCGCAGAACCTGCGTTTTATCCTTACCCGCTTTCAGCTCATAGCTGACGATTTCGTATTCTTCGGCCATTTCGGGGAAGCCCGAGCGCAGTTCTTTGGAAATACGCAGGATAGCCTGATCGAGCGACTGACCCGCTTCGATACACACGAGCATCATGTCAAGGCTGTCAGGAAATGCGTTCTCGATCAGCTGCTTGCGCTCGCCCTGACGCTTCGTGACCCAGTACTTCGGACCCATGTAGCCGACGACGGCTGGGATCAGGATGTACATCAACTGGTCTTTGAGTTCAGGCGCAACCTCGGCTCCCTGACCTTTGTAGAGCATGAACGCGATGCCGACGACGAGGCCGATCAGACCCAGCGCCATCTGCGAGAAGTGGTACCAACGCACCGAGTTGCGCGAACGATAACCGGCCTGAACCAGCTTGAGTTTGACGGCCGAGAATTCCTCGGCGTTCTGCGGTTCGAGGAAGTTGGAATATTTCTCCAGCTTGTCCTTCTTGGTCTCTGTCCGCAGTCGTGCGGTTTTCGACGTTGTCGCCTGTGCGTTCTGGCTGGCTTTGAGCTTGTCCAGCGGATCGGGCTTGCCGCCCAGCAGGAAGGGCAGCACGCCGATGATTAGCAGAACTCCAAGGCCGCAGAGCAGGACCAGAGGCGTGGCGTCACCGAATTTATCGTAGATGGCTTGGATCATGTCTTACGGCTTGATGTTGGTGAGGTTGCGCATGACGAAGATGTTTGCGCCAAGGAAGCCAGCGACAACGAGACAGGCGGGAATAAACGCAGAGGTCTCTTTCACGGTGTCATAGTAGTCGGGCTTGGAAATCTGGATGAAGGCGAGCGCAGCTAGCGGGAAGCCGGACAGGAACATGCCGGACCATTTGGCTTCTGCGGTGATCGCTTTCACGCGGCGAAATAGTTTGAAGCGGGCGCGGATCACTTTGGACAGACCTTCGAGGATCTCCGACAGGTTACCACCCGACTGCTGCTGGATGGTCACGGCCACCGCAAGGAAGCGCAAATCCTGCATCCCGATGCGCTCGGCCATGGCTTTCAGCGCTTCGCCCATGTCGCGGCCATAAGCGGTTTCGTCCGAGATCACGCCCATTTCGGTGCCGAGCGGGTCGGCGACTTCTTTGGCAACGATCTGGACGGCAGAGCTGAACGGGTGACCTACGCGGAGGCTTCGCACCATCAGTTCGACGGCATCGGGCAGTTGCTCTTCAAGCAGCGCGATACGCTTGTTGGCTTTGCCGTTGATCCACATGTAAACGCCGCCGATGCCGATCACGACGGACGCGGCCGCACGCACCGGAACGCTCGCGCCGGTGCCGACGGTCAGCGCACCAAAGGCACCCATGGCCAGCAGCGCCATAATCATGATGAGCTGCGACGGGGTGAACGCGATGTTCGCCTTCTGCGCCTTGGACGCGAGCAGCGAATAGATCGGAATCTGCTGCGACTTGAGGTGCTGCGTCATCTCCTTGCGGAGCTGTTCGAGCACCTGTTCGCGATTACCGCCGCGATCAAGCAGGTCCAGGCGGCGGTTCACGCGGCTGTTGAGGCTGATCGATTTACCGAAAACGGTCAGATAGATGCCCTCGACGAGCACAAGAACGGCGACGAAAACCAGAAGATAGATCAGTGGTTCGGCGGAAATAACCATTGTGCGTTACCCGTTTGATGGCTCGAAGATGGACGGCGGAAGGTCATAACCCCACAGGCGGAAGCGTTCGGAGAAGTGGGAACGCACGCCGGACGCGGTGAAGTGACCGATGATTTTGTTGTCGGGCGTCAGGCCCGTACGCTGATAGCGGAACACCTCCTGCATGGAGATCACGTCACCTTCCATGCCGGTGATTTCGGTGATCGATACCATGCGGCGCGAACCGTCCTGCAAACGCGACGCCTGCACGATGAGGTTCACAGCCGAAGAAATCTGGCTACGCACGGCCTTGATCGGCATTTCGATACCGGCCATCGCGATCATGTTTTCCAGACGGGACACGCCGTCACGGGCGGAGTTCGCGTGGATCGTGGTCATCGAACCGTCGTGGCCGGTGTTCATCGCCTGAAGCATGTCGATGACTTCTTCGCCGCGCGTTTCGCCGACGATGATGCGGTCGGGACGCATACGAAGTGCGTTTCGCAGACAGTCACGCTGGGTGACGGCGCCTTTGCCTTCGACGTTGGCGGGGCGGGATTCCATGCGGCCAACGTGGGTCTGCTGAAGCTGGAGTTCCGCCGTATCCTCGATCGTCAGAATACGTTCGGAGTTGTCGATGAAGGACGACAGCGCGTTGAGCGTCGTCGTTTTACCCGAACCCGTACCGCCGGAGACGATCACGTTGAGGCGGGTGGCGACGGCGGCCTCAAGGTACGCGGCCATCTCTTCGGTGAAGGCACCGAATTTAACGAGGTCGTTGATCCCCAGCTTGTCCTTTTTGAACTTACGGATCGAGACGAGCGAGCCGTCCACCGCAATCGGACTGACCATGGCGTTGAAACGCGAACCGTCGGCAAGACGGGCGTCAACGTACGGGTTGGATTCGTCGACGCGGCGACCCACGGCGGAAACGATCTTGTCGATGATCCGCAGGAGGTGCTTTTCGTCCTTGAAAGTAATGTCGGTGAGCTGCAGCTTACCCGCCCGTTCCACGAAGATCTGCTGCGGGCCGTTGACCAGAATATCGTTGACGCTCGGATCTTTGAGCAGCGCTTCGAGCGGACCGAGGCCAGTAACCTCGTCATAAAGATCCTGGTTCAGTTGAAGGCGTTCGTCGCGGTTCAGCACGATACCTTTGTCC
Above is a window of Marivivens aquimaris DNA encoding:
- a CDS encoding type II secretion system F family protein encodes the protein MIQAIYDKFGDATPLVLLCGLGVLLIIGVLPFLLGGKPDPLDKLKASQNAQATTSKTARLRTETKKDKLEKYSNFLEPQNAEEFSAVKLKLVQAGYRSRNSVRWYHFSQMALGLIGLVVGIAFMLYKGQGAEVAPELKDQLMYILIPAVVGYMGPKYWVTKRQGERKQLIENAFPDSLDMMLVCIEAGQSLDQAILRISKELRSGFPEMAEEYEIVSYELKAGKDKTQVLRDMAERCGVPDLTSFVTVLIQSQQFGTSIAEALRVYAEEMRDKRVMRAEERANKLPTKMTLATMGLTVPPLLIILIGPSVYGIVNMMSATGN
- a CDS encoding type II secretion system F family protein, which translates into the protein MVISAEPLIYLLVFVAVLVLVEGIYLTVFGKSISLNSRVNRRLDLLDRGGNREQVLEQLRKEMTQHLKSQQIPIYSLLASKAQKANIAFTPSQLIMIMALLAMGAFGALTVGTGASVPVRAAASVVIGIGGVYMWINGKANKRIALLEEQLPDAVELMVRSLRVGHPFSSAVQIVAKEVADPLGTEMGVISDETAYGRDMGEALKAMAERIGMQDLRFLAVAVTIQQQSGGNLSEILEGLSKVIRARFKLFRRVKAITAEAKWSGMFLSGFPLAALAFIQISKPDYYDTVKETSAFIPACLVVAGFLGANIFVMRNLTNIKP
- a CDS encoding CpaF family protein, translated to MFSKYKKPAAAQPVQAAPIQQVAKAVAAPAAAPAPKPEAPKASLLKSRPAKAAEPTPIDKARQRKERLAEIKLEMHRALLENLNLAALDKATEADLRAEITAIVSETLEDKGIVLNRDERLQLNQDLYDEVTGLGPLEALLKDPSVNDILVNGPQQIFVERAGKLQLTDITFKDEKHLLRIIDKIVSAVGRRVDESNPYVDARLADGSRFNAMVSPIAVDGSLVSIRKFKKDKLGINDLVKFGAFTEEMAAYLEAAVATRLNVIVSGGTGSGKTTTLNALSSFIDNSERILTIEDTAELQLQQTHVGRMESRPANVEGKGAVTQRDCLRNALRMRPDRIIVGETRGEEVIDMLQAMNTGHDGSMTTIHANSARDGVSRLENMIAMAGIEMPIKAVRSQISSAVNLIVQASRLQDGSRRMVSITEITGMEGDVISMQEVFRYQRTGLTPDNKIIGHFTASGVRSHFSERFRLWGYDLPPSIFEPSNG